Below is a window of Pseudomonas eucalypticola DNA.
GTGTCAGTGGAACTTTGGCAGCAGTGCGTGGAGCTTCTGCGCGATGAACTGCCTGCCCAGCAATTCAACACCTGGATCCGTCCGCTACAGGTCGAAGCCGAAGGCGACGAGTTGCGTGTATATGCGCCCAATCGCTTCGTTCTGGACTGGGTCAATGAAAAGTACCTGGGGCGTTTGCTCGAACTCCTGGGCGAGCACGGCAGCGGAATCGCGCCTGCCCTTTCCTTATTGATAGGCAGCCGTCGCAGTTCGGCACCGCGAGCCGCCCCGAACGCGCCGCTGGCTGCTGCCGTGGCCGCGTCCCAGGCTGCCCAGCAGCAGGCCGCCGCGCCCGCTGCCGTACCCACGCCCGAACCGGCTGCCCAAGTCGCTACGCCAACCCTGGCGGCCGAGGTCAGCGAAGAACCTTCGCGGGACAGCTTCGACCCCATGGCTGGTGCTGCTTCCCAGCAGGCGCCGGCACGCGCGGAACAGCGCAACGTACAAGTGGAAGGTGCGCTCAAGCACACCAGCTACCTGAACCGCACGTTCACCTTCGAAAACTTCGTTGAAGGTAAATCCAACCAGTTGGCCCGTGCGGCCGCCTGGCAGGTCGCGGACAACCCCAAGCATGGCTACAACCCGTTGTTCCTTTATGGCGGCGTGGGCCTGGGTAAAACTCACTTGATGCATGCTGTGGGTAACCACCTGCTCAAGAAGAACCCAAACGCGAAGGTCGTGTACCTGCACTCCGAGCGTTTTGTTGCCGATATGGTCAAGGCCTTGCAGCTGAACGCCATCAACGAGTTCAAGCGCTTCTACCGTTCGGTGGACGCACTGCTTATCGACGACATTCAGTTCTTCGCCCGCAAGGAGCGGTCCCAGGAAGAGTTTTTCCACACCTTCAACGCCTTGCTTGAAGGCGGCCAACAGGTGATTCTCACCAGTGACCGCTATCCCAAGGAAATCGAAGGGTTGGAAGAGCGCCTGAAGTCGCGCTTTGGCTGGGGGCTGACGGTCGCCGTAGAGCCACCGGAACTGGAAACCCGTGTCGCCATTCTGATGAAGAAGGCCGATCAGGCGAAGGTTGAACTGCCGCACGACGCCGCATTCTTCATCGCCCAGCGTATTCGCTCCAACGTCCGCGAGCTGGAAGGCGCGCTCAAGCGTGTCATCGCCCACTCGCACTTCATGGGCCGCGACATCACCATAGAGCTGATTCGTGAATCCTTGAAGGACTTGCTGGCGCTGCAGGATAAACTCGTCAGTGTGGATAACATCCAGCGTACGGTGGCCGAGTACTACAAGATCAAGATTTCCGATCTGCTGTCCAAGCGTCGCTCGCGTTCCGTCGCGCGCCCACGCCAGGTGGCCATGGCGCTGTCCAAGGAGCTCACCAACCACAGCCTGCCGGAAATCGGCGACGTGTTCGGCGGTCGAGACCACACCACGGTGTTGCACGCCTGCAGAAAGATCAACGAACTCAAGGAATCCGACGCGGATATCCGCGAGGACTACAAGAACCTGCTGCGGACGCTGACCACGTGATAAATGTCAGCGCAGCTTCTTATTAAGGCAAGGGACTAGACCATGCATTTCACCATTCAACGCGAAGCCCTGTTGAAACCCCTGCAACTGGTCGCCGGTGTCGTCGAGCGCCGCCAGACCTTGCCGGTATTGTCCAACGTTTTGCTGGTTGTCGAAGGCCAGCAACTGTCGCTTACCGGTACCGACCTGGAAGTGGAACTGGTTGGCCGTGTGCAGCTGGAAGAACCCGCCGAACAGGGCGAGATCACCGTGCCTGCGCGCAAGCTGATGGATATCTGCAAGAGCCTGCCCAACGACGCGCTCATCGACATCAAGGTCGACGAGCAGAAGCTGGTGGTCAAGGCCGGCCGCAGCCGTTTCACCCTGTCGACGTTGCCGGCCAATGACTTCCCAACTGTGGAAGAGGGCCCGGGCTCGCTGACCTGCAGCCTGGAGCAAAGCCGCTTGCGCCGCCTGATCGAGCGCACCAGCTTCGCCA
It encodes the following:
- the dnaA gene encoding chromosomal replication initiator protein DnaA is translated as MSVELWQQCVELLRDELPAQQFNTWIRPLQVEAEGDELRVYAPNRFVLDWVNEKYLGRLLELLGEHGSGIAPALSLLIGSRRSSAPRAAPNAPLAAAVAASQAAQQQAAAPAAVPTPEPAAQVATPTLAAEVSEEPSRDSFDPMAGAASQQAPARAEQRNVQVEGALKHTSYLNRTFTFENFVEGKSNQLARAAAWQVADNPKHGYNPLFLYGGVGLGKTHLMHAVGNHLLKKNPNAKVVYLHSERFVADMVKALQLNAINEFKRFYRSVDALLIDDIQFFARKERSQEEFFHTFNALLEGGQQVILTSDRYPKEIEGLEERLKSRFGWGLTVAVEPPELETRVAILMKKADQAKVELPHDAAFFIAQRIRSNVRELEGALKRVIAHSHFMGRDITIELIRESLKDLLALQDKLVSVDNIQRTVAEYYKIKISDLLSKRRSRSVARPRQVAMALSKELTNHSLPEIGDVFGGRDHTTVLHACRKINELKESDADIREDYKNLLRTLTT